Proteins encoded in a region of the Sphingomonas sp. OV641 genome:
- a CDS encoding AMP-binding protein — protein MHPRHFAGETPGKAAYIMAGSGEQVTYAELEARANQVAHWLQSQGVRAGDVVALMAENHPRFYELVWGMQRIGVHYLVIATALTQGEVAYILRDADARLAILSAKVLGRLGDAQLPCPTTCLDDDLVATIRRFPEVPVDGEAPGTDMLYSSGTTGFPKGIKSPLPASFEQPPRAVEIGSRFFGYAQDSVYLCPAPLYHAAPLRWSLAIHRLGGTVVLMEKFDAVAALSAIDRYKVTVAQVVPTHLARMLALPEAERTRHDLSTLKSVFHAGAPCPVPLKHQAIAWLGPIIGEFYSGTEGVGLTVATCADWVARPGTVGRAIQGEIRICGEDGEELPIGEEGLVRFANPNPFSYHNDSERTAAAYNQHGWPTLGDIGRVDADGFLFLTDRANFMIISGGVNIYPQEVENRLLEHPDVADAAVIGMPDAEMGEQVTALIEPRTWPVVNEPELAARLDAFAREGLSAVKVPRRYVFRQTLERTDAGKLVKRRLRDALIAQDNNEGMAA, from the coding sequence ATGCATCCGCGTCACTTCGCCGGGGAGACGCCCGGCAAAGCCGCTTACATCATGGCTGGCAGCGGCGAACAGGTTACCTACGCCGAACTGGAAGCACGCGCCAATCAGGTGGCGCACTGGCTCCAGTCGCAGGGCGTGCGCGCCGGCGACGTGGTTGCGCTGATGGCGGAGAACCACCCGCGATTCTATGAGCTGGTTTGGGGGATGCAGCGGATCGGCGTCCACTATCTGGTGATTGCCACTGCGCTGACGCAGGGCGAAGTGGCCTACATTCTGCGCGACGCCGATGCGCGCCTGGCGATCCTGTCGGCCAAGGTTCTGGGGCGGCTGGGCGACGCACAATTGCCTTGTCCGACGACGTGCCTGGATGACGATCTCGTGGCGACGATCCGTCGCTTCCCGGAAGTCCCGGTGGACGGGGAGGCGCCCGGCACCGACATGCTCTATTCGTCCGGCACAACCGGCTTTCCAAAGGGCATCAAGTCGCCATTGCCGGCCAGTTTCGAGCAGCCGCCGCGCGCGGTGGAGATCGGTTCACGCTTTTTCGGCTACGCTCAGGACAGCGTCTATCTATGTCCTGCGCCGCTTTACCATGCAGCGCCGCTGCGCTGGAGCCTCGCGATCCACCGTCTGGGCGGGACGGTGGTCCTGATGGAGAAGTTCGACGCGGTCGCGGCGCTCTCGGCGATCGACAGATATAAGGTGACGGTGGCGCAGGTCGTGCCGACGCATCTCGCGCGGATGCTGGCGCTGCCAGAGGCGGAACGGACGCGCCATGATCTTTCCACGCTGAAGTCCGTATTCCACGCCGGTGCGCCATGCCCCGTGCCGCTGAAGCATCAGGCGATCGCCTGGCTGGGGCCGATCATCGGTGAATTCTATAGCGGGACCGAAGGGGTGGGGCTGACGGTCGCGACCTGCGCCGATTGGGTCGCGCGGCCCGGCACGGTTGGGCGGGCCATACAGGGCGAGATCCGCATTTGCGGCGAGGATGGCGAGGAATTGCCGATCGGGGAGGAAGGGCTGGTGCGCTTCGCCAACCCCAATCCGTTCAGTTACCACAATGATTCCGAACGAACCGCGGCCGCCTATAATCAGCATGGCTGGCCCACGCTTGGCGATATCGGCCGTGTCGATGCGGACGGCTTTTTGTTCCTGACCGACCGCGCCAATTTCATGATCATCTCGGGCGGCGTGAACATTTATCCGCAGGAGGTGGAGAACCGACTGCTGGAGCATCCCGACGTCGCGGACGCTGCGGTGATCGGCATGCCCGACGCGGAGATGGGCGAGCAGGTGACGGCACTGATCGAGCCACGAACATGGCCCGTGGTGAACGAGCCCGAGCTTGCCGCGCGGCTGGACGCCTTCGCGCGTGAAGGGCTGAGCGCAGTCAAGGTGCCGCGTCGCTATGTCTTTCGCCAGACGCTGGAGCGGACGGACGCAGGCAAACTGGTCAAGCGACGTCTGCGGGATGCGCTGATCGCCCAAGACAATAACGAAGGGATGGCAGCATGA
- a CDS encoding TetR family transcriptional regulator, with the protein MSVSERGAAIADAVDVGAVTPLAEAAASGAGSARLGASGREILLDAARDLMIVRGSSEVSLHAIARRAGVTAPLIKYYFGSKEGLMTALVESDTARSLGQLEQLIDLDVSPTQKLKLHVTGIIRTYARHPYLNGLLNRLVRESESEASSRIKANFVEPLIKAQRRIIEAGIATGEFRAIDPNHAYFLIVGACQYLFATRVPFGDLMDGAPSQDAFVRTYTAAALDFILRGLGVAPEQN; encoded by the coding sequence ATGTCCGTGAGCGAGCGCGGGGCCGCGATTGCCGATGCGGTGGATGTTGGCGCGGTCACCCCGCTAGCCGAAGCGGCCGCGTCAGGCGCGGGAAGTGCCCGCCTTGGTGCCTCGGGACGCGAGATTCTGCTCGATGCGGCACGCGACCTGATGATCGTCCGGGGCAGCAGCGAGGTTTCGCTGCACGCCATTGCGCGTCGCGCAGGTGTGACCGCGCCGCTGATCAAATATTACTTCGGCAGCAAGGAAGGGCTGATGACGGCCCTGGTAGAGTCGGACACGGCTCGCTCGCTGGGGCAGCTGGAACAGCTGATCGACCTTGATGTCTCGCCGACGCAGAAGCTCAAGCTGCACGTTACCGGAATCATCCGCACCTATGCGCGGCATCCGTATCTGAACGGTCTGCTCAACCGGCTGGTGCGTGAGTCCGAATCCGAGGCGTCCAGCCGCATCAAGGCAAATTTCGTCGAACCGCTGATCAAGGCGCAGCGCCGGATCATCGAGGCCGGCATCGCCACTGGCGAGTTTCGCGCGATCGACCCCAATCACGCTTATTTCCTGATCGTCGGTGCCTGCCAGTATCTGTTCGCAACACGCGTGCCGTTTGGCGATCTGATGGATGGCGCGCCGTCACAGGACGCCTTTGTCCGCACCTATACCGCCGCCGCGCTCGACTTCATCCTGAGAGGATTGGGCGTTGCGCCGGAGCAGAACTGA